The following DNA comes from Castanea sativa cultivar Marrone di Chiusa Pesio chromosome 10, ASM4071231v1.
GAGCTTGCTCGGATAGTTTCAGTTTTTGCTCGTGACGAACCCTCCAAAGCTTTAGTTCGTCTAGCTCCTCTGCCGTCACCTTTGCCTTGACGCGAACCTGTTCAAGAGCTCTCTCTTGGGCCAGGCAACGGTCAAACAAGCCTTTGGCCATAAGCACCCCCTGCACCAATTTCAATAAGTTAGTTCAAGGCATAAAGGTAAAAGACAGAGTAAATATATGACGGGTACTTACCTGAGCTAAGCTGAACAAATAGGTTTCCCCTATAGCCTTGGTAGCATGGTTTCCGAGATCTTCATAGTCTTCGTCCGTTATTATAGACCCGATCCAACGGAGAGCATACTGGGGATCTTCCCAGAGCAAGACGGGAGGCTTTTCCTTGACGGGGTCGGGGTTAGTCATTAGGCCCTTACCCTTGCCTATTCCCAGCTTGGGAGGCAGCCTCACCACGCCGGACCCCTGACCGGCAGGTAACCCCGTCACCAGTTTCTGCTTTTTGCTGTGACGGTCCCACTTTTCAGTGGAAGGTCTCTTTATGGCCGGGTAAGACGGATCCGTCTTAGGAGCGTCACCTCCCTGTTTCTTCTTGGCTGCCTGTTGCTTGATAATAGCCCGTCTCCTTACAtcgtccatttctgcaaaagatgacggttaaaaaaaaaggggagagaaAAGTTGCATAAAGTAGAGTAACGACGGAAGGATTGTAGAACTTACGTTTGCGTACCCCTGCGTCATATCGACGGGTTGCAACTGTGGGTTCTagaccgtcacaataccagtgcAGCGTGTCTAAGGTGACAAGTTTTGACCAAGTCCTCTCCAACAACTTagttttttgaaagattttctccaaaaaaccAAATTGCTCTGTCGTACCAGGTGGACGGTCCCtcgctgtaaaaaaaaaaaaaaaaaaaaaaaaaaaaaaaaactgaaactgAGAATAAATCCATAGAAAGAAGGGATGACGGTTAAGAATAAGACTTTCTCGTACCAGACGGGCATTATTCCCCAAGTTTTATCTACCGGCATGTAGTCGTCGTCACCTAGATGACACATCCAGTTATCTCCTTGAAGGAAGAAGTATCTACCCTTCCAATTACGATTGGAGTCCAGGGTCTCGGACACTAGCCTAAGTACCAGACTCCTCGGCACAAAGCTGTACATGCCCTTTGATTTGGTAATCTCAGAcggacggtaacaatgaaaGAATTCTTCCATCGTTAACCGTCTCGCTCCGTCCGACATTACACCGTACAACACCTTGACGCTTAAGAAAACCCTCCAAGCATTCGGTGAGATCTGAGTGACGGCCAAACCCAGGTATTGAAGAAGACGACGGTGTAATGCACTCAGAGGAAAGCGGAGGCCAGCTTTTAGTATCTGCTCGTAAACCCCTACATCTTCAAGACCGTCGTAATAACATTTCTCTGATTTAAATGGAAGACAGATGGGTATAGTGTCGAGTATTTGATACTTTTGCCTTAGCGTATTGAAGTGCGCTGGCTTGATGGTTGAAACGAAGTCGTTCACCATCCACAAGGGGAGCATGACGAATTCTCTGAAACCATCAGGACCTATGACGGATTGGACCGGTGGATCTATACCATCTAGGTCGTCGGTCGAGTCATACTCTGATCCGTCCCCATCctgcccttcatcttccacatggGAAGGAGAGCTAGTTGACGGTTCCCTCTCCTCACTGGAGGTGTCTTGGTCTGCTTAACCTGACGGGAACACCTCCTCGTAACCCGTTCCCTCGCGGGCATAAGACTGACTACTTGACGCCTTACTAGACATTTGACACCTACAGATGACGGGTAAAGGAAGCCTAAGACTCTAGATCTGTACCAACGACAGGACCAAcataataaagaacaaaaactaAGTAAAAAAGGTACTTATAGGTAGACGGCGAGGAAATGCGACGGACGAGCTTAGAGAACACTGGAATCTCAGCTTTTAAAGGCGATGGATCACACAAGGTGGACGGTTGCGCTCTGAATAGCAGAATTttctaaaagtgtaaaaatgaaaACGGTGGGtagtatatatagagggaacgaCGCGATAAACGAAGGGACGCATCGATTCCAGCAAACAACCAGTAAAGTGCCCCCACGTGTCCCTGTGCATTTATGATAGCATTCCAGCCTGTCCGTTAAAAACACACCTGTCAAATGTCATGGCTAACCGTCATTCCATGAGACCGCAAAGGAGAGGTGACGGTTTCatggaatgagggggcaactgaaggggaatAAAAGTGATCTTGATGGGTCTACTTGGTAGATATGACGACATAAGGATGACGGTATTTAACGCGACCAAAGAGGACGGATTCACAGTTGACGGACGGGTACATGCAGGGATCAACCTTCCAGGATTATTTCCAAGGAGTCTTGACTAAGAGTTCACATTATATAATTAGGGCTGATGTGGCCTTAATTATTCTCCACATAAAATGTGTATAAGAGGAATTATTGCATCACACGTTTAGCCTTGATGGAAGCCCACTCGAAAGGAAAGAGTTCTAATCCTCTAAGGAAAGGACTCTGTAATCAACGCGTGGATGCTAACCCTACCTCATTATAAATACGCCAAAatcctcacaaatcaaggtacgcataattaattCGActttggcactctagggttgtaaaaatcagattctaacttgaccttcgtagggtttttggccggcaccacaccggtgctctcttttaggtcctctattttctttttgcaagtgttgctttggtttgaagagtgcttgcagcttactggtgattttttcggcatcatcagcaATAAATATGTAAACTATGAAGAGTTTAATCCAAATAATTCTTTAGTTGTTCATGTGAGTTCAATAGCAACAATCACTTAACAAAGTATCAAAATAATCATGtgatgtttttaattaaaaggaaataacaaaatagataataaaactGAAGTAAagtttttctattaaaaaaaatcatatataagtcCAAAATTTATTGAATGGATAAGGTAGATAATTATGTAACTAATATAAAAGGAGATGTCCAATTGAAAATAGCTTGATTAGCATTTAGATAGGATGAAAATTTAGAAGTAATACCTTTTGGCAAGGTCCTTCATGCCcaaatttctctctctatacACACATGCACCCAGGAAAAAGCTATAAAGTATAAATCATATATTAGGGCAtccataggaaaaaaaaatcacaaatcacTTGATGTATGCTAAAAATTcgaaaaagtaaaattttctcATATAATATAAGTAGAAGCGTAGAacatataatctttttttttttttatacaaaatagaatttctactctagcctaatctaagtgtatatgtgtgtgaagctccctcctgaagacttgaaccccgactcttgccccccacactccacaagcatttatacttgtagagtgaccaccgcatgcaccaagggtgcgcggtggtcaTATAATCTTTAACTAAAAGTGAGATGTATAGATATATTAGCAATAAACCGTGAAGAGTTTAATCAAATAATTCTTTACTCATTCATGTGAGGTCGACAACAACAATCATTTAACAAAGTATCAAAATAATCCTGtgatgtttttaattaaaagtaaataacaaaatagataataaaaacaaagtaaagttcttctattaaaaaaatcatatataagttCAAAATTAGTTGAATGGAAGATGGTAAATAATTATGTAActaatataaaaggaaatgtCTAATCGAAAATAGCTTGATTGGCATTTAGATAAGAAGTGATACCTTTTGGCAAGGACCTTCATgcccaaatctctctctctctttctctctatatataGACCCACACATGTGCTTGCTCAttcccaagtgcaggagattgtagcaatataattctcagagtaccgaggtcgaaccacaaggagcaaGGTAAATTCAAAggcaatataattaaacaacaatttgggtgaagaagaaaagtatttttgcttggtgattgttaacaagaataataataataacttatttaaatcaataatgtaaatatcAGGGCATCGAggtgtttccctatatcaatatgaaattctttgtcatctaagaaattatatatttcataattgattgttcttatacaattaaatacttatgatttggttgaactgagacaattcaagaatgCATGATAACCTagattaataatgcggttagaaaagttttcagaaaaactcattcactttaaaacttgatttctatttgaaactattagaaattcttctaaacaataagaaaaacatgattgaacttattgaaagcatggaagaactaatacatcataAGAAActtaattgaacaatcaaatatattgttgataaaatcctagaaagaattacattgaatattcataccgtatagaagaaacgTAACTCCTAACCttagcaaagagtttaggctgccattagagaaaggaaaatacaagatTTTCTCTGCTAAATTCGTTCTACATAGCCTCCCTTGAAAACCCTAGCGTCAAAGTGttccaagaaaataaaatttttactattttaattttcatccaGGTTTATAACAGTAACTTGTGGGTTAATTTTGGCTTTCACAAATTGAGAATttcgaaaaactcaaaaccaaaaAGTCGTAGATATTAAAGTCACAGTTCCAACCATCTAcccttgtgtcaattggatttttgaggagagagatacgcccaaaatactgatcagtgctcaaatcaaaattttctttttcagattctgcctatttgatttctttctttatttgaaCATTCCAAACATGGTAAACAATCCAAACACTCCAGttgcacctccttagacatttaagcatggtcctttagcttctctttaattctagtttggcctccatttTCTCACAGActcttgtaaactcatctttttcacatgatttcctgaaagtagaaaattacacgcaatgaatgacatcttattcaagaaattatgtaaagataaataatagggactaatgcaaatcatgacttaattataaaaattaagcatagtaataaggagataatgtccacataaatatataacaaatatacattttaaggcgttatcacaGGTCAACAGCAACAATCATTTAACAAAGTATCAAAATAATCATGtgatgtttttaattaaaagtaaataacaaaatagataataaaaataaattaatgtttttctattaaaaaaatcatatataagttcaaaattaattgaatagAAGATAGTAGATAATTATGTaactaatataaaaagaaatgtcTAATCGAAAATAGCTTGATTAGCATTTAGATAAGAAGTGATACATTTTGGCAAGGTCCTTCATgcccaaatctctctctctctatatataattatttagttATTCCTATGAGGTCGGCAGCAACAATCACTTAACAAAGTATCAAAATAATCGTGTGATGTTGCAATAATCATTTAACAAAGTATTTAGGAATAATCAGGAAATTCATTGCTAGGAATAATCTAATAAATTTATCTATTTCTATTGATAAGACATACTTGTAGCATTAACAGGTATAGACAATGGTTCATCCAACCTGCAATTGCATATTTAGCACAAACTTTGATTATAATGTAATATTTACAAAAGCAAGCAACAAAAATCTTTAAACAAACCACAATGATAGGATGTAATTGTGCAGATTGTCCAAATCAAAACTTAATggtaagccaaaaaaaaaaaatcaaacttcaaTCGACTATGTTTACAAAtggtttgaattttataattaaaaatccCAAGAAGCttgagaaacaaaagaaaataagtaaaacccctaaaaaaaatttctaaaaaaagaagagaaatgcaTACTGGCAATGTCTGGGGATTTATACATTGGCGTGAGTCTCTCATCTCcaaaaaatagataatatatCAACTTGAAAGAGGTCTAACTAATGTAGAATTAAATTATAAGAGATtaagatttttaattaattcaaattaataaaataaagagaagcTATGGAAATATAGGATTTGGAAGTCAAGAGAAACTTGCGGCAAGTAAAATACTAATagtgtaaaagaaaattgtgtagttaattatattaataataaaaggattagataaaaaatttggattgtaatcaaattaatatttttattaacttagaaattgttaggttctaaagatttagattaAATGTTTACAATCATGattgtaatgtgttggcaaaccgagaacaaaacatgtctagtctaaGTGTTTAGAGTGTGCTTAAATAAGTGTGTTTCAAGATTTCAAGTCCAGCTGATTGCAGAAAAGAGAAGTCAAGTTTTGCCTTTCTTGACTGATCGAGAAATAGAcccgatcaatcgaaaattgcagatatgattttttgcaGAAGGTTATTTCAGTCCAATCACTAcaaaaacgtttagggtttcacttaaacttctccacatataaaaagaaaaccctagctacgttttgaagacttttggaagacttgtgcgttactctttgtgagatttAAGAGGTTctgtaccttctaactacacaagatTCTACCGGAGCTTAAACTACAATCAATAATTAGTAAAACTAGTTGCTGCACACAAGATCAACTACTGATGGTGATCTGAAACTTTTGAGTGGattctcaaagtcacaagcaagggTGTGCTTATGTTGCTATTAATCCAAGAAGAGGAGTCTGTGGATTtagagcttgcacgtggtcgtgtcagtaagacCTAGTTGAATAGCTAAGTTCAATCCATCCCTCAAAGCCCACAGTTCAGCAATAATGTTGGTAGTGAAACCTATAGCTCTGGAATATCCTTTCACCCAATTACCTTGACTGTCTCTGATAATGCCCCCTCCCCCAGCCTTTCCTGGGTTCTCATAGGAAGCACCATCAGTATTGAGCTTGTACCAACCCTCCAAAGGTTTATTCCATCTAACTTGGACAACAACAGTCTGtgcttttagtttatttttgctcaCACAGTAGGAGTATTCATAAGCTTGGCTTaggcaaattttgtggagagaagAGTTGTGAATGGCATTgtcaaaaactattttattcctATTCTTCTAGATGAACCAAACTGTGAACAAGAAGAGTGTGGTCCACGGGTTGGTAGATTTATGCCCCACTTTACTTTGACAGTTGACTTGCAACCAATCCTCTAAATTTCCGAAAAAGGTGGAGACTAACATGGGGGGAACCTCCAGATTCCTCCAACAATCCCTGGCTATAACACAATCTCTGAGAAGATGAAGAATAGTTTCTTCTTGAGATTTACATAATGGGCAAATTTTATCACACATATGCCCCTTGATGCCAAAACCTCTTTCACATGAATACTATTGTGTAGGCAAAGCCAAAGGAATGTAGTGATCTTTGGAAGAATATCAAGCTTCCATATCCATGACCCCTTAAAGACCGGACTAGAATTTTCTCCATGTATAGATAAAAGATAAGCATATTTGGTTGAGAACTCACCATCCAAAGTGTACTTCCACATTATGGTATCCTTCCTATGGCCATAATTTTGAATTGGGATAGCTTTTATTCTATCCTTAATGGTAGCAGGAAGATCAAAGGATAATAGCTCGCACTTCCATCTGTAATCCCCACGGATATCTTTCACAGTCATATGATCTTCTTGATTTAGAGGACCAACAATTAATTCTCTAAGGGATTCACCTTTTATCCAATTATCCAGCCAAACCCGAATCCTTGAACAATTACCAACTCCCCAACAAACTCCTTTAAGAAAAACAGGGAAGCCTAATTTGACTACCTTCCAGTTAGGGGATGAGGGCAGTTTATCCGGATCTCTAGCTCTTGCTCTTGAGGTGGACCAATATTTTTTCAGGATTACTCTAGCCCACGGTGCCCCTTGATCCTAATACATTCGCCAATTCAGTTTGGCAAGAAGGGCTATATTTTTAGCTCTAGCTGCTTGTATTCCAAGTCCCTCTTCCTCTTTGGGTTTGATAATTTTGTTCTAGCCAACAAAGTGCATTTTTCTCTTCTCACTCAGGGTAGCTCATGTATTTAGGGAAGCTAACAAATGCGCTGACCTTTTGGCTAAGAAGGGCTACTCTATGAGGGATGATTTTGCTCAGTTTGATGTTCCTCCTTCTCCTGATTTTGACTCTGTGCTAGCCACGGATTGTAATGGGCCGTATGTTTGTAGAATTGTATCTGCCAACGTGGCTGCTGTACTTAACTAGCTTtggcttcttttgtttaataatataccttattaaccaaaaaaaaaaaaaaaagtggtggtACTATAAAGTCTGTCATACACTAATATAATATCAAGAAAgataaaactaaatatattaattaataaatatatcaatttatgtGGTCTGTGGTGATACACGAGATATGGCCTTTTTTACTAAGCATATAGTACTACTTTACATCTTTACCAAACCAAGAGAGACTTCAATAAAGTTCAAACAAAGAGAGAtcatctcaacaaaaaaaaaaatagagaaaggaaCACAGTAAGAAAAAAGCGAGTCCTCCACTGGCTTACAGAGATCTGATCGCTGGTCATCAACTGGAGGCAGCAGCGAACGATAACGCCGACAAACACAGAAGCTTTGACTGGCATCTGGAGACTTGTGGAGGATATTATCAAAGATTTCATTGAGCTGAGGAGTGCGGTGGCCGACGAGGGAGACAGGCGATCTGAGGCGAGGGAGGATCGGAAGGGAGGCGATTTTTCTTGAGCTTGAGAACCGAATGATGGAGACGTGGTTTGGTTTCTACTTTTGACTCTCTGAGCATCCTAATCGACGCCGTATGGGAAAAAACGGACAATGATTTTAACTCCAAAATGGTATGTTTAaggctttaaatttttttttttttagggccCGTGAGAACCACTAGAACTGCGCTGTCCGACCGCGGTTCGCACAAGTCcctgattttttttccatacggtctgtccgggtttcaaaaccatgacaaaaagtaGTCTTGAAACATCATAGATAACAATgtgattttaaaagaaaataaatttgagtgAA
Coding sequences within:
- the LOC142612012 gene encoding uncharacterized protein LOC142612012, yielding MTVKDIRGDYRWKCELLSFDLPATIKDRIKAIPIQNYGHRKDTIMWKYTLDGEFSTKYAYLLSIHGENSSPVFKGSWIWKLDILPKITTFLWLCLHNSIHVKETVVVQVRWNKPLEGWYKLNTDGASYENPGKAGGGGIIRDSQGNWVKGYSRAIGFTTNIIAELWALRDGLNLAIQLGLTDTTTCKL